cactgtaccaagttcttgggaaccTGGCCTGGGGCTGGAGTTGGTGCTAGGTGTTGGGGCCAACGCTACTAAGGTCAAAGGTTTTTGAGGGGGAGAGTCACCATAGAAAGATGGGAGGTGGTGGGAGTGACAGGGTGGGGAGGCAAACAGGATGAATTGGTTTGGCTTTGAAGACCCACACTCTTCAGATAAggggaacaaataataatgataaatgaggtttttgtcaggcacttactctgtgccaatcacagtaataataataataataatgaataattatcactgtaataataagaataatccaAAATCAATTATCCCAAATTTTCCCCTTTATATCTTAGTAATACCACAGTTTGTAACCCAGAACATTTCTTTACACCAAATTTCCATTTACCCATTCATTCAAAATTATGATGGAAAGGAACACGTAAGTTTTCTttacattcctttttttttcgtTACACATGGTTCCACAGTGAACATAATAAGACAAATTAGCAAAATCTACATAGTTAACACAGTAGAATCTCCGACACAGTATTTGAAGTACCATTCAACAGGCAAAACTATCACCTGTTTTGCATTTTCACGCTCAAACAATTGAGAATTCACTTTTCCCTTAACGAGATCCATACTTCAAAATAAAGTGAGCTGATCCCTGTTTGAGGTAGGCGCCTTCACTCAAATAAATTTTCCCTTTTGATCTTCTAAAGTGGTAGCTCCAACCACACTCTCAAACTGTGGAGCTACGCAATTTCCGGTAGGaattcatctcctcctccacgcAGTACATATTTCCACACAGACAGACGGGTTCAGTCTATCCTTCCTGTCAAATGACAATTGCCCTAGGTTTGCACCCTGGAATTCATCGGCAGGGAATTCCTCATCCACCTCCGGGCACGGGCCACGCAGCCCAGCCTCCCCTCGTCCTCTTTTCTCTGGAGGCCTCTCCTGCCCTGGGCCAAATTTTTCTGGGCTTTTGGAACAGAGCCCCCAGCCAGCATAACACCACCACCTGAGGCGGGCTCTGGGGAACGTACATGCTGGAGCCCCtcatatttctcctcctccttctcatcttcctcctcctcctccgtcttctccttctcatcttccttctccttctcgtcttcctcctcctcctctgccttctcctccttcctgtcttccttgtcctcctctgtcttctccctcctattctgtcttctcctcttaGTCTTTCTCCTCCTAgtctttctcctccttgtcttcctcctcctctatcttcccctcctcctctgtcttctcctcctcatcttcttcctccttttcgtcttccccctccttctctgtcttctcctcattctcgtcttcctcttcctcctcagtctTAACCTCCttctcgtcgtcctcctcctcctcttctgtcttctccttctctaCTTCCTCCTTATATTCTATCTTCTTCTCCTCGTCAACTGTTCCGGCTAAGTTTTATAGAGCACCGTCCACTATGGGGTATGCCCTGTGCTCGTAACTGTGGTGGTCAGAAGGATGAAGAATTAGGGACTGGGGACTCCTGGCATCCTCCCTCCACTGCCCCCATCTCCAGCCTGACCTGGGCGGAGTCTCTCTTTCAGCCCCCATCCCTGGCTGGCCCAGAGACATATCTGACCACTCCTCGGCCCCCGACCGCCGCCTCCTAGTAGGGAGCCTTgtcctgcccttcctctttccccgtacccaaccccttccccagagcccctccaccctctctctgaCCCTATTACTCCCTGGGGCTCTGCCAGGCTCCTTGTCTGACTCTCTCCGGTCTGATTCTTCCTTCTTCTGATTCTCCCACATTTGACTTTCACTTGTCTGATCCTTCCCCTGGCTGACTCTCCCGGGTTCGACTCTCTCTCCgtcttctctcccttccatttAATTCTCTAGTGTGACTCTTCCCATATGCTCTCCCTCATATGACCTTTTCCCCTTCAGACtcgtccccatctgactctctcTTATCTGAACTTTCCCCCCAACTGATTTTCCTGAGATCTGACTCTCCCTCTTCTGActcgccccccccgcccgccaGTATGACTCGACCCTCGTCTGACTCTCCTCCATCTAACCCTTCTACATCCGGCTCAGATCCTTCCACatccttccccagactgagccctctcctccccaggctgagcctcctccttcctctccccctcctcctcctccccaccccccccgccttacctccttctcctccgtacagcatctgtatatatgtatatatgtttgtacatatttataactctatttatgtattttacttgtacctatttattctgtttattttattttattaatatgttttgttttgttgtctgtttcccccttctagactgtgagcccgctgttggctacggaccgtctctatatgttgccaacttgtacttccccagagcttagtacagtgctctgcacacagtaagcactcaaagaatacaactgaatgaatgaatgactctcccccttgtGACATCACCCCATAAGACACtcaccttacttcctctccctggtCTGATTCTCCCCCTTCTGACTCTTCCATCAACTGGTCTTGTCACCCCCTGTCTGATCCTCCTCCACCTGACTCGCCAAACCTCTGACCACCCCACGACTGACATTGCTCCCGCCTCTGATTCCCTCCCCTCATCATCCTCTCCACTGGGCCTAACACTTCCCGCCGGCTGACTCTCCCCAGGATCCCCGTCAGCTCAGGGTACCCGGGGAGCCGGGGAAGAGATCAGCATACGGCTCTGTATATAGTGAATGATCaattgaaggagaggatggggggccgGGACCTGGCCCAGTCCTTCACTTggactcccctctttctcctcctttcctcccaggtCCGGAGCACCTCCAGGCCTTGTCTCTTCCCTGGACTTACCGCCTTTCCTTCTGGCACTTGGAGAATCTCTGCTGGCACCGGATCTTCCAGTACTGATCCACCGTGGGTATTCCAGGAAGACACCTGCCGCGCGGGAAAACGTACCATCAGTGGGGATGGGCGGTAGCCCTATGGTCTCCGCCACGTTTCTCCTTCCCCATGTTGTATCGGCCCCCGCCAGGGCTGCCCTTGTGTTCTCCTTTATCATTTCCTTGCTCCCGATGTGTTTACCCCAGGCCTCTCCCCCGCTGAAATTGTCAGACCGGAAGACCCCAAGGGGCGAGGACCGGGCCTGATTACAAGTCGGGGGTACTCACCCGGCGCTAATTTCAGTGTTCTTTCAACAGGAAGTGCCCCATCGATGTCATCCCCGCCTTGCCGCTCCTGCACAGGGAACACTGCCTTTTAGACGGCAGACCCCAAAGAGGCCCGGAGCGAGACCCTCCCCCATCCCGCCAACCCAGGGACCCTACCCCGAGAGTGAGGCCCCCATTTTCAGCCACTCCCAGGGACACCCCTCCCGCCCGCAAACACATTGACGCTCCTCACCAGGGACGGGACGGGTCCTGGACTCGGTGTTAGGCACGAAAAAATCAATACACGCAGGTTTAACGAAAACAAAATGGGTCCCAACTTGAGCCTAGTAGCAGCAGACCTGCTCGTTCAGTTTTCTCGGACAGACATAGCCCAGAGGGGCGGGGTCGGAAAGAGGGGGTTCACTTGACATGAGTACAATTATTgaagggcgtggctcagtggaaagagcccgggctttggggtcataggccatgggttcgaatcccatctccgccacttctcagctgtgtgactttggggaaatcacttcacttctctgggactccgttacctcatctgtaaaatgggaattacgactgtgagtcccacgtgcgacaaaccccatcaccttataacctccccagcgcttagaacagcgatttgcacatagtacatgcttaataaatgtcattattatcattattactggtcaGTTGGGGGCGGGGCTGGTCATGAATGGACAGGACATCACCTGACCTTGGGCCCTGAAATGTGGctaaagagcccggccctgggattcagaggacctggactataatcgcggctctgccactgttgtgctgtgtgagcttgggctagtcaccccacttgtctaggcctcaattccctcatctgtaaaatggggattaaactgtgaaccccatgttggtcagggactgtgtctgaatttttggatcttgcacctacctcagtgctcagtaataatgatgatatttgttaagcttgatAAAGTGGTTGGTGCACAGaaatgcttaataagcaccacaatcagcattgttattattattcttttgtcaTAAtataaaatgataacaataacaataaaatggttgggaatcagaggccgaaAGGTTAGCCCAGCCTGGGGAGGGACCGCAGAAATATCTTAGCCAGAATCTACATTGggaatttcccctttcccacccggactctcccttccctccccacttttcaTCTGCCTCCTCTACTCTGGAACCCGATCAGATGAGCGCACTGAACCACCACTAACATGGTCATCACAACACCCTCTTTAggatttggtaaacgcttacagtgtgctaagcaatgcactaagcactgggatagctacagagGGGCTCACTGgtaaggagaaggaagggcaacatttgaaatccctcttgacagatggaagctgaggtacagaggccTTAAGGAACGTATTCAAAGTCACTgagtggacaagtgacagagctcagattagaactttctcttatgaaatctctcgctccgtcccttctcccctccttaacttctatcttcaaccgctcactctccactcgttccttctcttctgccttcaaaaatgcccacgtctctcccatcctataaaaaccctctcttgtccccacctcaccttatagttatcgccttatctccctcctaccattcctttccaaactccttgaacgagttccACGgacactaccctctcaaaggtcaccaatgacctcctgcttgccaaatccaacggctcaaactcaatcctcatcctcctcgacctgtcagctgccttcgacactgtggaccaccctcttcacgTGAACacactattcaaccttggcttcacagactccgtcctctcctggttctcctcttatctctccagccattcattctcagtctcttttgcggactcctcctctccctcccatccccttactgcgggggttcctcaagggtcagttctcggtccccttctgttctctatctacactcactccctcggtgaactcattcgctcccacggcttcaactatcatctctttcgctgatgacaccgaaatctacatctctgcccctgctctctctccctccctccaggctcgcatctcctcctgcgttcaggacatctccacctggatgtctgcccgccatctaaaactcaacatgtccaagactgaactctatatcttccctcccaaaccctgccctctccctgactttcccatcactgttgacggcactaccatccttcccgtctcaagcccgcaaccttggtgtcatcctcgactctgttctctcgttcacccctcacatccaatccgtcaccaaaacctgccggtttcacctccacaacattgtcaagatccgccctttcctctccatcaaaaccggtaccctgctctttcaatttctcatcctatcccaactggattactgcatcagcctcctctccgatctctcatcctcctgcctctccccacttcaatccatacttcacgccgctgcccagatcgtctttgtgcagaaacgctctgggcatgttactcccctcctcacaaatctccagtggctaccaatcaacctacgcatcaggcaaaaactccgcaccctcggcttcaaggctctccatcacctcaccccctcccacctcacctcccttctctccttttccagcccagcccgcaccctccgctcctctgccgctaatctcctcactgtgcctccttctcgcctgtcccgccgtcgacccccggcccatatcctccccctgtcccggaatgccctccctctgcacatccgccaagctaggtctctttctcccttcaaagccctactgagagctcaccttctccaggaggccttcccagattgagctctctcctacctctctccttccccctccccccccgccttacctccttcccctgcccacagcacctgcatatatgtatgtacgtctttattactctatttattttatttgtacatatttattctattcatttcattttgttaatatattttgttttgttgtctgtctccctcttctagactgtgagcctgctgttgggtagggacagaccatctctatatgttgccaacttgtacttcccaagcgcttagtacagtgctcggcacacagtaagcgctcaataaatacgattgaatgaatgaatgaatgaacccctgtctcctgactgccagttctCTGTAATGTCCACCAGGCTAagctactacaactattactattaccactactactgtgGTTCCTACTGCTTCTATTATTAGTATATCTGTTACTGTTTGCTACCCCTCTCTGTGGGGTGTAGCATAGAGAAGCCTGCCTAGGCACATAGCAAATCTCAGACAAACCGGCTGAACAGTCTACATACTGAGTGCGGGCGGTTTACACGGGCGGGGTTTAAACACACCCTTCCCTTTGCACGTGCTGTCCATCAGTTTCCAGGGCCTTTCATTGGCGGTTGAGCACGAAGTTAGCATCCCTTGTTCTCCAATGGTTTCTGTTTTTCGTTCTTAATCCCGCCTTCAACGGAGCGTTAATCTCTGGTTCGTGGCCCGATCCGCCATTTTAAAGCCATGTGGCCTGAGTTGGTGGAGGAGTCCTCTCCTTGCGCTTCGGTGCCACCTTGGACCTTGGAGGGAATAAGGCagcctgaatctccctccccgcccctcagtAGAGCTCAACCCAGACCGTGGTTTGGAGTCACGGGGTGAGGGGGAcggaacagcagacaagtgacagaggcaggattagaacccattacctctcactcccaaactcgtgctctttccactaagccacgctgcttcatgctgcttttgCATTTCGACAAGTAACCGTATACACTTAACTACTGTTGTCCCAATACATTATTCCACGGGTGTACAACTTTGTGTTATTAGATAGTTACATTTGCCAAGTGGATATTCATTTTAACATGAGCCTGACAAATTTGTGTGGCCAACAATACCTTTCTCATTCACTGTGAATGCcgcattggaggaggaggagttaattaattcatgttagtatttgttaagcgcttactctgtgccaagcacagttctaagcactggagtaggtacagggtaatcaggttgtcccacatggggctcacagttttaatccccattttacagatgagggaactaaagcacagagaagttaagtgacttacccaaagtcacacagctgctaagtggtggagctgggattcgaacccacgacctctgactcccaagcccgggctctttccatgacgGCTGATATATTGATCTTATAATGAATGCTAGCCATCTCCCATGATGACATATCATTTCCCTGTATATATGAGAAGACATGCCAGATTTACTGTTCACACcagataattagatcccacatgagtctaagtaggagggagaacaggtattgaatcgagGTTTTGCAGtggagggaaccgagacacacataataatcataatgatagcgatcgtgacatttgttaaatgcttactgtgtaccagccactgttctaagcactgggctggatcaGGGTAatgaggttagacgcagtccctaccccacgtggggctcccagtctcaatccccatttgatcgatgaggtaactgaggcacagagaagtgaagcgatttacccaaagtcatgcagcaggcaagtggtggagctgggtttagaaccgaggtcctctgactcctaggcccatgttctttccagtaagggACACTGCTTGCATAGTGGAAGCAATACCTCTTGACCAGTCAGAAGGCTCCCAGAATGAAGAAATCCTATAACAAAGCTGCCTTGACTGCTGAGCCGGAACTAGTGTTTTCCACCTCTTCTTGGCAGAGTTGGGGAACAATGACGGAATTACTTCAGAAGCAttaagaatcattcaatcaatcaatggtattaaatgagtgcttactattttcagagccctgtattaagcatttaggagagtattatacaacagaattagcagataggttCACAACCTGAAACGAATTTAAAGCCTAGATGGGGACACTGACTAAATGGATAATTTACAATATACAGTTTAaagatatttacttaagtgctgtagggttgtgTTGGGGTGAGCATCCAATGTCGAAAGAAGCAAggacatttcttttcttttttgaacTGTGAGTCGAAATGAAAGGGTGCATGTATGCCTTTAGGTCTCAGTGACATTGTAGGACACTCGCCCTCatgctatctctctttctctctttcagtcTCACTTGAACTCACTCTCTCCCAAAATAACCCCGCAGGAGGTCTTCTCTAATTCCATCGGAAAATTTTGGCAAATGGACATCACCTTTGGGATTGTAATTCTAACACAGGTTGGCATTGGGTTTTCAGCAAATGGATTCGTCTTCCTGTTTTATATCCACATTATCTGTGCCAAAACCCAACTGagctcctctgactccatccTTGTTCACCTGACCTTGGCCAACACCATCGTCCTTCTCACTGGGGGAGTCCTAAATCCTCTGGAAGTTTGGAGCCTGGGAAATTTCCTAGATGACATGGGATGCAAAATGGTCATGTACTTCTACCGAGTGGCCCGTGGACTGTCCATCTGCAGCACGTGCCTCCTGCGCGTCTATCAGGCTGTCACCATCAGCCCAAGAACCCACCGATGGGATAGACTTAAGGCTAAGTTACCCAACTTCGTCCTTTTCTCCTGCCTCATCCTCTGGATCTTCAATCCCCTCTTTGATTTTGGTGAGTGATGAACATGAGAGGTCCCTGGAATGGCTCCAATGTAAGAATCATGCTGGATTTTAAATATTGCACAGAGGTCCCTGTCAGTGTGACAACCAAATTGATAAATGCAGTTGTGGTCAGTACCTGGGATCTGTTGTTCATGGGCTTCATGAGCGTGGCCAGTTGCTTCACGGTGTCCATCTTGCACAGAATCCATCGGCAGGTCCGCCACCTCCACGGGCCCAGACGTCCACCGAAAGTGATGCCCGAGGTCAGGGCAGCCAAGTGGGTTCTTGTCCTTGTAGTGCTCTACGTCCTGTTGTATGGACGACAGACCATCATGTTCAGTGTTTTGCTAAACAGGAAAGAGAATTCTCCATGGCTGATGAATAGCCATGTGGCTTTTTCCCTGACCTTCTCAGCTGTGAGTCCATTCTTAATGATATCCAGTGACCGGAGAATAAGAACACTGTGGAAAAGAGAATCTCCTCTTTCCAACAAGGCTCCCTAGGGAAGCTACATGCTTTCCCATTCTGTCTCTGGGAAGATTAGAGAGAGGCAATTGCAATCTGGAAAGGTCCAGAGGTGACCTACATGATCAGAATCACCTCTCTGTCTGGCACAGTGCCCTCTAGTGAAACAACCAATAGATGGCATGTCCGACTCCATGACCCTTTCCATCACCTTCAGTTATGAACCAGACTCAATGGGAAATGGCACGACCTGATCATAGACAATGAATTTCTGGAACACTGTCAGTCTTCTCACAAAGCTTTCTCTGATAAATAACAAACATTTGCTTGTGTTcatctgtgacttgggcaagtcacttcacttctctgcacctcagttacctcatctgtaactgagaggttaagtgactgtcccacagccccacagcagaatagtggcagagccgggattaggactcatgtcctctgattgtCTGGCCTACGCTCATTCCACTAGGATAAGTTAGTGGGTAATTATGTTACATAAATGAGGGGGTCATTTAGTTAGCTGTAGATCATGGTTGGGTAGATATCTCCTCACTTGATTTAAGGTTATCTTCCTCCAGTGCACTATTCTCTTCTTGGTACCTTCTATGCTAAATGCTAAGGGCTCCTTAGGGCACAGATCAATAATCCATAACAAGTAACTGTCATGGTGCTATGTTAAAATATTTTACAAAGTAAACCCCATTTACCATCTCATAAACAGAAGTGACtgtgtaattagagaagcagcgtggctcagtggaaagagcccgggctttggagtca
The genomic region above belongs to Tachyglossus aculeatus isolate mTacAcu1 unplaced genomic scaffold, mTacAcu1.pri scaffold_125_arrow_ctg1, whole genome shotgun sequence and contains:
- the LOC119922820 gene encoding LOW QUALITY PROTEIN: olfactory receptor class A-like protein 1 (The sequence of the model RefSeq protein was modified relative to this genomic sequence to represent the inferred CDS: inserted 1 base in 1 codon) — its product is MVVPVRNLPRGKTKRSIDVPALPLLHREHYPLDGRPQRGPEHLQALSLPWTYRLSFWHLENLCWHRIFQKCPIDVIPALPLLHREHCLLDGRPQRGPERDPPPSRQPRDPTPRSHLNSLSPKITPQEVFSNSIGKFWQMDITFGIVILTQVGIGFSANGFVFLFYIHIICAKTQLSSSDSILVHLTLANTIVLLTGGVLNPLEVWSLGNFLDDMGCKMVMYFYRVARGLSICSTCLLRVYQAVTISPRTHRWDRLKAKLPNFVLFSCLILWIFNPLFDFGEXMNMRGPWNGSNVRIMLDFKYCTEVPVSVTTKLINAVVVSTWDLLFMGFMSVASCFTVSILHRIHRQVRHLHGPRRPPKVMPEVRAAKWVLVLVVLYVLLYGRQTIMFSVLLNRKENSPWLMNSHVAFSLTFSAVSPFLMISSDRRIRTLWKRESPLSNKAP